A single Micromonospora sp. CCTCC AA 2012012 DNA region contains:
- a CDS encoding TetR/AcrR family transcriptional regulator, producing MTRDDSSTGSRERVLAAAAAMLAEDVTARLSVRAVAARAGVSTGSLRFHFPTQRALQDAVLARIYGQMFPDDPIHDRSLPARDRLVTCLRHVLAPAGVGKQAREAWGHVHQSFIAPEPTEEVRAAYLALEREGWRRIEYWLTVLAEEGALPREDHARRVRFLLTVLNGLSIERALPAEDSILKSETDTLYTAVDCVLNAPTA from the coding sequence ATGACACGGGACGACAGCAGCACCGGCTCACGGGAACGGGTCCTCGCGGCTGCGGCGGCGATGCTCGCAGAGGATGTGACTGCGCGGTTGAGCGTGCGTGCGGTCGCGGCACGAGCCGGGGTGAGCACGGGCTCGCTCAGGTTCCACTTTCCGACCCAGCGCGCGCTGCAGGACGCCGTGCTCGCCAGAATCTACGGCCAGATGTTCCCGGACGACCCGATCCACGACCGATCCCTGCCCGCCCGGGATCGACTGGTCACCTGTCTCCGGCACGTGCTCGCCCCCGCCGGCGTCGGGAAGCAGGCGCGTGAGGCGTGGGGACACGTCCACCAGAGCTTCATCGCACCCGAACCGACCGAGGAGGTGCGCGCGGCGTATCTCGCCTTGGAGCGGGAAGGATGGCGCCGTATCGAGTACTGGCTGACGGTTCTCGCTGAGGAAGGCGCGCTTCCCAGGGAAGACCACGCACGCCGGGTGAGGTTCCTGCTCACCGTCCTCAACGGGCTCTCCATCGAACGCGCCCTGCCCGCCGAGGACTCGATCCTGAAGTCCGAAACCGACACTCTCTACACGGCTGTCGACTGCGTCCTCAACGCCCCCACCGCATGA
- a CDS encoding CPBP family intramembrane glutamic endopeptidase codes for MTTIDKPNSLLVSGEPRNGPSVPPGVEYHRVLAGDKRRIGRGILAIILLLAGLVVFPTVIGRAVALIDLQMGNTPPILGGTDYTPLYHASSLFSLGLLIPWSMLIQRWLYGVPGASLHSVTSRFRFDLLGKSLLIFGPAWLVVNALGALAPVEEVPWSQTDLIAFFLATILLTPLQSAGEEYGVRGLIFRVIGSWTRSSRAGLVAGVLVSSVLFTAVHGATDPYIIVWYFVLWTGLAIITWRTGGLEIAVMLHAVLNTFSFILATSLRVDLGSALQDRSAGVGTPYQLVPAFTVIVITAIIWWRTRKTGPALTAGHSHAPRHTRP; via the coding sequence ATGACCACTATCGACAAGCCGAACTCGCTACTCGTTTCGGGCGAGCCTCGCAATGGGCCGTCAGTTCCACCTGGGGTGGAGTACCACCGGGTACTCGCAGGCGACAAGCGCCGGATCGGTCGCGGCATTCTCGCAATCATCCTCCTGCTGGCAGGGCTCGTCGTCTTCCCGACGGTCATCGGCAGAGCGGTCGCGCTCATCGACCTACAGATGGGCAACACCCCGCCAATCCTGGGCGGCACCGACTACACGCCGCTCTACCATGCCAGTTCGCTCTTCTCCCTCGGCCTGCTCATTCCGTGGAGCATGCTCATCCAGCGGTGGCTCTACGGCGTGCCCGGCGCGTCCCTGCACTCCGTGACGTCGCGGTTCCGCTTCGACCTGCTCGGCAAGTCGCTTCTCATATTCGGTCCCGCCTGGCTGGTGGTCAACGCTCTCGGAGCTCTCGCGCCCGTCGAGGAGGTCCCGTGGTCGCAGACCGACCTCATCGCCTTCTTCCTCGCCACGATCCTCCTCACCCCGCTCCAGTCGGCGGGCGAGGAATACGGCGTACGTGGGCTGATCTTCCGCGTGATCGGAAGCTGGACCCGCAGCTCACGGGCGGGACTGGTCGCCGGGGTGCTCGTCTCGAGCGTGCTGTTCACGGCCGTTCACGGCGCGACGGATCCGTACATCATCGTCTGGTACTTCGTGCTCTGGACCGGACTGGCCATCATCACCTGGCGCACGGGCGGACTTGAAATCGCGGTCATGCTTCACGCCGTGCTCAACACGTTCTCCTTCATCCTTGCCACATCGCTACGGGTGGACCTCGGTAGCGCGTTGCAGGACCGTTCCGCCGGGGTCGGCACGCCGTACCAGCTCGTCCCTGCCTTCACCGTCATCGTCATCACCGCAATCATCTGGTGGCGCACCCGAAAGACAGGACCAGCACTCACCGCGGGCCATAGTCACGCACCGCGTCACACTCGGCCGTAA
- a CDS encoding GDSL-type esterase/lipase family protein, protein MMSSWITTPITTDLLRGALDVQRTARGVLPHRLPAWARAQYTDGQLAMVEAQPAGVRLAFRTHATAVELDTLPTRHAYLGLPGRPDGVYDLLVDGHLTDQTSATGGDTVITDLSTGTTQRRSGPPGTVRFTGLPDREKDVEIWLPHHETTELVALRTDAPVAPVPDRGRRVWLHHGSSISQGSNATSPTATWPVVAASLGGVDLVNLGFGGSALLDPFTARTMRDTPADLISVKIGINLVNADLMRLRAFVPAVHGFLDTIREGHPTTPLLVVSPIYCPIHEDTPGPGTFDLAALAATGEVRFRATGDPAEKASGKLTLRVIRDELARITAQRAADDPNLHHLDGLDLYGEADFAELPLPDQLHPDTATHRRIAARFAKRTFDADGPFAERRS, encoded by the coding sequence ATGATGTCCTCCTGGATCACCACGCCGATCACCACGGATCTCCTGCGCGGCGCGCTCGACGTGCAGCGCACCGCGCGCGGGGTGCTGCCGCACCGGCTGCCCGCCTGGGCCCGCGCCCAGTACACCGACGGGCAGCTCGCCATGGTGGAGGCGCAGCCCGCCGGCGTACGGCTGGCCTTCCGCACCCACGCGACCGCGGTCGAGCTGGACACGCTGCCCACCCGACACGCCTACCTCGGCCTGCCGGGCCGTCCCGACGGCGTCTACGACCTGCTCGTCGACGGTCACCTGACCGACCAGACCAGCGCCACCGGCGGCGACACGGTGATCACCGACCTGAGCACCGGGACCACGCAGCGCCGGTCCGGTCCTCCCGGCACCGTCCGGTTCACCGGGCTGCCCGACCGGGAGAAGGACGTCGAGATCTGGCTGCCGCACCACGAGACCACCGAACTCGTCGCCCTGCGCACCGACGCCCCCGTCGCGCCCGTACCCGACCGGGGACGCCGGGTCTGGCTGCACCACGGCAGCTCCATCAGTCAGGGATCCAACGCCACCAGTCCCACCGCCACCTGGCCCGTCGTCGCCGCGTCCCTCGGCGGCGTCGACCTGGTCAACCTCGGCTTCGGCGGCAGCGCGCTGCTCGACCCGTTCACCGCCCGCACCATGCGCGACACCCCGGCCGACCTGATCAGCGTGAAGATCGGCATCAACCTGGTCAACGCCGACCTGATGCGGCTGCGCGCCTTCGTCCCGGCCGTGCACGGCTTCCTCGACACCATCCGGGAGGGCCATCCCACCACGCCGTTGCTGGTGGTCTCCCCGATCTACTGCCCCATCCACGAGGACACCCCCGGCCCTGGCACGTTCGACCTTGCCGCCCTCGCCGCCACCGGCGAGGTGCGCTTCCGGGCCACCGGCGACCCGGCCGAGAAAGCGAGCGGGAAGCTCACCCTGCGTGTCATCCGGGACGAGTTGGCGCGGATCACCGCCCAGCGCGCTGCCGACGACCCGAACCTGCACCACCTCGACGGCCTCGACCTCTACGGCGAAGCCGACTTCGCCGAGCTGCCGCTGCCCGACCAACTCCACCCGGACACCGCCACCCACCGGCGCATCGCCGCACGCTTCGCGAAGCGGACGTTCGACGCCGACGGCCCCTTCGCGGAACGCCGCTCCTGA
- the bla gene encoding class A beta-lactamase, producing the protein MMVFATHRLVAMAALVSLAACSPAGAAEQPTRDSEVTATVSPAPDSGHAFRQLEERFDARLGVYAIDTGSGRTMGYRADERFAYASTFKALAAAEVLDETTDAELDRVVRYSADDLVTYSPVTEQHVATGMSLRAIADAAVRYSDNTAGNLMLRQLGGPQKFEKELREIGDKVTDPARYETALNEARPGDRRDTSTPRALAQDLRAYAVGDALEPADRATLNGWLRGNTTGGELIRAGVPDGWVVGDKTGAGGYGTRNDIAVIWPPDRAPIVLAVLSSRDEKDAGYDNALIAEATKAVLAGW; encoded by the coding sequence ATCATGGTTTTTGCGACACACCGCCTGGTGGCGATGGCGGCGTTGGTGTCCCTGGCCGCCTGCAGCCCCGCCGGTGCCGCCGAGCAGCCGACGCGGGACAGCGAAGTGACGGCGACCGTGTCACCCGCACCCGACAGCGGGCACGCGTTCCGGCAGTTGGAGGAGAGGTTCGACGCGCGGCTGGGCGTCTACGCGATCGACACCGGCAGCGGCCGCACGATGGGGTACCGGGCCGACGAACGGTTCGCGTACGCCTCGACGTTCAAGGCGTTGGCCGCCGCGGAGGTCCTCGACGAGACCACAGACGCCGAGCTGGACCGGGTGGTGCGGTACTCCGCGGACGACCTGGTCACCTACTCGCCGGTCACCGAGCAGCACGTCGCCACGGGCATGTCGCTGCGCGCCATCGCGGACGCCGCCGTCCGGTACAGCGACAACACCGCCGGCAACCTGATGTTGCGTCAGCTCGGTGGACCGCAGAAGTTCGAGAAGGAACTGCGCGAGATCGGCGACAAGGTCACCGATCCGGCGCGCTACGAGACCGCGCTCAACGAGGCCAGGCCGGGAGACCGACGGGACACCAGCACGCCGCGGGCCCTGGCCCAGGACCTGCGGGCGTACGCCGTCGGCGACGCCCTCGAACCCGCGGACCGCGCCACCCTCAACGGTTGGCTGCGGGGCAACACCACCGGTGGCGAGCTGATCCGCGCCGGTGTGCCCGACGGGTGGGTCGTCGGGGACAAGACCGGCGCCGGCGGATACGGCACCCGCAACGACATCGCGGTGATCTGGCCGCCGGACCGGGCGCCGATCGTCCTCGCGGTGCTGTCCAGCCGGGACGAGAAGGACGCCGGCTATGACAACGCCCTCATCGCCGAGGCGACGAAGGCGGTGCTGGCCGGCTGGTGA
- a CDS encoding CPBP family intramembrane glutamic endopeptidase, with the protein MAWWKPLVVLAVPPLVMLVLQVLSWQLVGVIEGSDDPMSPTMTPLKSLGINLSIGASGVVAILLLARTARVPWRSLISSPRPFDARRLGTYLVAAALLVGAGIGVTALVARDSTPWVGFGVSGTTIALLIVTVLTTPLQSAGEELWWRSAVLPAAASWVRAVRPALAVGLVVSSLGFATLHGSSDPWLFGYFAFIGLCTGLMAIISRGIEAPVAFHAANNVLFGIVNTVLADGKPYAIDRSTDSGDASLLILAAVNIAMVALVWLRERHARTTS; encoded by the coding sequence ATGGCCTGGTGGAAACCGCTCGTGGTCCTCGCCGTGCCGCCGCTGGTGATGCTGGTCCTCCAGGTGCTGTCCTGGCAGCTCGTGGGCGTCATCGAGGGCAGCGACGACCCCATGTCCCCCACCATGACGCCGCTGAAGTCCCTGGGCATCAACCTCAGCATCGGCGCGTCGGGCGTCGTGGCGATCCTGCTCCTGGCGCGGACCGCCCGGGTGCCGTGGCGCAGCCTGATCAGCTCACCCCGGCCCTTCGACGCCCGCCGCCTGGGCACCTACCTGGTCGCAGCCGCGCTGCTGGTGGGTGCCGGGATCGGGGTGACCGCGCTGGTCGCGCGCGACTCGACGCCCTGGGTCGGCTTCGGTGTCAGCGGCACGACGATCGCCCTGCTGATCGTCACCGTGCTGACCACCCCGCTGCAGTCCGCCGGCGAGGAACTGTGGTGGCGCAGCGCCGTACTGCCCGCCGCCGCCTCATGGGTACGTGCGGTCCGGCCGGCCCTCGCCGTCGGGCTCGTCGTCTCCAGCCTCGGCTTCGCCACGCTCCACGGATCGAGCGACCCGTGGCTGTTCGGCTACTTCGCCTTCATCGGCCTCTGCACCGGCCTGATGGCGATCATCAGCCGCGGCATCGAGGCGCCGGTCGCCTTCCACGCCGCCAACAACGTCCTGTTCGGCATCGTCAACACGGTGCTGGCCGACGGCAAGCCCTACGCGATCGACCGCTCCACCGACTCCGGAGACGCGTCCCTGCTGATCCTCGCAGCCGTCAACATCGCCATGGTGGCGCTGGTCTGGCTGCGCGAGCGGCACGCCCGAACCACGAGCTAA
- a CDS encoding serine hydrolase, whose amino-acid sequence MSAVAVVRHAQDLLDEAGLHGAYLVRNLDTGAEIGFDADTPYPAASLVKVPLAVAVLERVARGELDPATPIEVPPSRITTPGPTGLSRFRHPARIAVDDLLYLSTCISDNVAADALFDLVPPAAVAAELRRLRIDGIAVRHRVGDLTDTPAERLGPEDVHLAHSLAIGATTPGRGHPVAQLDVTRANAGSARAFVDLLHALWRPSTIHETVAARVRALMGDNLHRQRLAPDFTSDVSRWSSKTGTLLHLRHEVGVVEHADGQSYAVAALTASRVPAVAQPGSEATMAQVARSLHDHLRTGVLPWWG is encoded by the coding sequence ATGAGCGCCGTCGCGGTGGTACGCCACGCCCAGGACCTGCTCGACGAGGCGGGGCTGCACGGCGCCTACCTGGTCCGCAACCTCGACACCGGCGCCGAGATCGGATTCGACGCGGACACGCCGTATCCGGCGGCGTCGCTGGTGAAGGTGCCGCTGGCGGTCGCCGTGCTGGAACGGGTCGCGCGCGGGGAACTCGACCCGGCGACGCCGATCGAGGTGCCGCCCAGTCGGATCACCACACCGGGCCCGACCGGGCTGAGCCGCTTCCGTCACCCGGCGCGGATCGCGGTGGACGACCTGCTCTACCTGAGCACCTGCATCAGCGACAACGTCGCCGCCGACGCCCTGTTCGATCTCGTCCCGCCGGCCGCGGTCGCCGCCGAGCTGCGGCGACTCCGCATCGACGGCATCGCCGTGCGGCATCGGGTCGGGGACCTCACCGACACCCCCGCCGAACGTCTCGGCCCCGAGGACGTACACCTGGCCCATTCCCTCGCCATCGGCGCGACCACCCCTGGGCGGGGCCACCCCGTCGCCCAGCTCGACGTCACCCGCGCCAACGCCGGATCGGCCCGGGCCTTCGTCGACCTGCTGCACGCACTCTGGCGGCCCTCGACGATCCACGAGACCGTTGCCGCGCGGGTACGCGCCCTGATGGGTGACAACCTGCACCGGCAGCGGCTGGCCCCGGACTTCACCTCCGACGTGTCCCGCTGGTCGTCGAAGACCGGCACGCTGCTGCACCTGCGTCACGAGGTGGGGGTGGTGGAGCACGCGGACGGGCAGTCGTACGCGGTCGCCGCGCTCACCGCCTCGCGGGTGCCCGCCGTGGCCCAGCCCGGTAGTGAGGCGACGATGGCGCAGGTCGCCCGGTCCCTGCACGACCATCTCCGGACGGGCGTCCTGCCCTGGTGGGGTTAG
- a CDS encoding LysR family transcriptional regulator: protein MDVVAACRAFVAVSGHGSFTSGAAAAGIPQSVASRRIAALEEHFGARLFDRSSRAVRLTSFGQEMLPSARRLVDLAEAMGDDAERARLRPLQVAVPEICPPRRLAALVVAARRQRIHLEVRTAGPSERERLCRTLEVGAGIVAVPEAEASWRVPLGLAARTPFPAPTVFLETLRSGRARTQARRRILIQPEDDVAHLRDPLTRAGQAVGLAPAQVTVAPSLVDAAAAALCSPDLLLCSRQQADEFDLHWRPLAGLRLLRGYDVATGTREDLDQLSTVLYADIARCLGASDGHERPTEEAPTGSPSTGDPT from the coding sequence GTGGATGTGGTCGCCGCCTGCCGGGCCTTCGTCGCGGTCAGCGGCCACGGCAGCTTCACCTCCGGGGCCGCCGCCGCGGGCATCCCTCAGTCGGTGGCCAGTCGCCGGATCGCCGCCCTGGAGGAGCACTTCGGGGCGCGACTGTTCGACCGGTCGTCCCGCGCGGTGCGGCTGACGTCGTTCGGGCAGGAGATGCTGCCGTCGGCCCGGCGCCTGGTCGACCTCGCCGAGGCCATGGGCGACGACGCCGAGCGGGCCCGGCTGCGCCCGCTGCAGGTCGCCGTACCCGAGATCTGCCCGCCGCGCCGCCTCGCCGCTCTGGTGGTCGCGGCGCGGCGGCAGCGCATCCACCTGGAGGTACGGACCGCCGGCCCGTCCGAGCGTGAACGGCTCTGCCGGACCCTGGAGGTCGGTGCCGGGATCGTGGCGGTTCCGGAGGCCGAGGCGTCCTGGCGGGTGCCGCTCGGGCTGGCCGCCCGGACCCCCTTTCCGGCGCCGACGGTCTTCCTGGAGACGCTGCGCAGCGGCCGGGCCCGCACCCAGGCACGCCGGCGGATCCTGATCCAACCCGAGGACGACGTCGCTCACCTGCGCGACCCGCTGACCCGCGCCGGCCAGGCGGTCGGCCTGGCACCGGCCCAGGTGACGGTCGCGCCGTCGCTGGTCGACGCCGCGGCAGCGGCCCTCTGCTCTCCCGACCTGCTGCTCTGCTCCCGTCAACAGGCCGACGAGTTCGACCTGCACTGGCGTCCTCTCGCCGGCCTGCGGCTGCTACGGGGCTACGACGTCGCCACCGGCACACGCGAGGACCTCGACCAGCTCAGCACGGTCCTGTACGCGGACATCGCACGCTGCCTGGGCGCCTCCGACGGTCACGAGAGGCCGACCGAAGAGGCGCCAACCGGCAGCCCGTCGACCGGAGACCCGACATGA
- a CDS encoding RidA family protein, whose product MPVTRFSPDGLQPHTPYAHVAVATGSRHIHVSGQIARLGDGTPVAPGDLTGQVAQALRNTGRALAGANASFEDVVRLTFYVTDWAPEKIGPFMAGIESVVEELGLPWPLPPASLIGVDYLFEPDVLVELEATAISQ is encoded by the coding sequence ATGCCTGTCACCCGCTTCAGCCCCGACGGCCTCCAGCCGCACACGCCCTACGCTCACGTGGCGGTGGCCACCGGGTCGCGTCACATCCACGTCAGCGGTCAGATCGCCCGTCTGGGCGACGGCACACCGGTGGCGCCGGGCGACCTGACCGGGCAGGTCGCGCAGGCGCTGCGCAACACCGGCCGGGCCCTCGCCGGAGCCAACGCCTCATTCGAGGACGTGGTCCGGCTGACCTTCTACGTGACCGACTGGGCACCCGAGAAGATCGGGCCGTTCATGGCCGGGATCGAATCGGTCGTCGAGGAACTCGGCCTGCCCTGGCCCCTCCCACCGGCGTCACTGATCGGGGTGGACTACCTCTTCGAGCCTGACGTGCTCGTCGAACTGGAGGCCACCGCAATTTCGCAGTGA
- a CDS encoding winged helix-turn-helix transcriptional regulator: protein MRDTTTARAEELRIDAPHRELLDQVLDKWSLSVLNELCERPCRFNELRRAVPAVTQKSLTATLRRLERNGIIERHVVATRPVAVEYRITRLGKTLRAPVDALLEWADTYLPQIEHARKAFDAETE from the coding sequence ATGCGCGATACCACCACCGCCCGTGCCGAGGAGCTGCGTATCGACGCGCCGCACCGCGAGCTGCTCGACCAGGTGCTGGACAAGTGGTCACTCAGCGTTCTCAACGAACTGTGCGAGCGCCCGTGCCGGTTCAACGAGCTGCGCCGGGCGGTCCCGGCGGTGACACAGAAATCGCTCACGGCCACGCTGCGACGACTGGAACGCAACGGGATCATCGAACGTCACGTCGTGGCGACCCGCCCGGTCGCCGTGGAGTACCGGATCACCCGGTTGGGAAAGACTCTGCGCGCCCCGGTCGACGCCCTCCTCGAGTGGGCCGACACCTACCTGCCGCAGATCGAACACGCCCGCAAGGCGTTCGACGCCGAGACCGAGTAA
- a CDS encoding SDR family oxidoreductase has protein sequence MAQLNGKIALVTGGTSGIGLATARRFAAEGAHVFITGRRQQQLDEAVAAIGPAATGIRSDVSDLDDLDRVIDAITAHGAGLDVLFANAGGGEFAPLGKISLEHYTDTFDRNVRGTLFTVQKALPVLNDGASVILAGSTAATKGAPAFGVYAASKAAIRSFGRTWAAELTDRKIRVNTVIPGPTETPGVTGLANSPEEAAGLVQMLASTVPMSRMGEPEEIANAVLFLASDQSSFITGGELYVDGGANQV, from the coding sequence ATGGCACAGCTCAATGGCAAGATCGCCCTCGTCACCGGTGGCACCTCCGGCATCGGACTGGCCACGGCTCGCCGCTTCGCCGCCGAGGGCGCGCACGTCTTCATCACCGGACGCCGCCAGCAGCAGCTGGACGAGGCTGTCGCGGCCATCGGCCCGGCCGCCACGGGCATCCGCAGCGACGTGAGCGACCTCGACGACCTCGACCGCGTCATCGACGCGATCACCGCCCACGGCGCCGGCCTGGACGTGCTCTTTGCCAACGCCGGTGGCGGCGAGTTCGCACCCCTGGGCAAGATCAGCCTGGAGCACTACACCGACACCTTCGACCGCAATGTGCGCGGGACGCTGTTCACCGTGCAGAAGGCCCTGCCGGTGCTCAACGACGGCGCATCGGTCATTCTGGCCGGTTCGACCGCCGCCACCAAGGGCGCCCCGGCCTTCGGCGTGTACGCCGCCTCCAAGGCCGCCATCCGCTCCTTCGGCCGCACCTGGGCCGCCGAACTGACCGACCGGAAGATTCGCGTCAACACCGTGATCCCGGGCCCGACCGAGACCCCTGGCGTCACCGGACTGGCCAACAGCCCCGAGGAGGCCGCGGGCCTGGTGCAGATGCTCGCCTCCACCGTCCCGATGAGCCGGATGGGCGAGCCGGAGGAGATCGCCAACGCGGTGCTCTTCCTCGCCTCCGACCAGAGCAGCTTCATCACCGGCGGCGAGCTCTACGTCGACGGCGGCGCGAACCAGGTCTGA
- a CDS encoding TIGR03620 family F420-dependent LLM class oxidoreductase, translating to MESLKRTIGAIGIWSMELRGAARPEVREAAAELDQLGFPALWIPGLDGPGAVDDVEHLLDAAPHATVTLGVLSMWGQDPAVLGDRWAALDAAYGPRAALGLGVSNAHSAASAGQDYGKPTVSMARFLDGLDAAPRPIAAERRLLGALGPRMVDLAATRTSGWHPFLVTPQHSADQRARVGDEPLIAPHLAVVLDRDPERARAAARAGVGMFIGFPAYRANLARLGFGEEDLVPGGSDRLVDALVAWGDLDAVADRVQAHLDAGADHVTLHVLRPDTDGAGLPRRQWRELAALLPRFTARTAH from the coding sequence ATGGAGAGCTTGAAGCGGACGATCGGCGCGATCGGCATCTGGAGCATGGAGCTACGCGGAGCCGCCCGGCCCGAGGTCCGGGAGGCCGCCGCTGAGCTGGACCAGCTCGGCTTCCCCGCGCTCTGGATCCCGGGGCTGGACGGCCCGGGGGCGGTCGACGACGTCGAGCACCTGCTGGACGCCGCGCCCCACGCCACCGTGACGCTCGGCGTGCTCTCCATGTGGGGCCAGGACCCGGCCGTACTCGGCGACCGGTGGGCCGCACTGGACGCGGCGTACGGGCCGCGCGCCGCGCTGGGACTGGGAGTGAGCAACGCCCACTCCGCCGCCAGCGCGGGGCAGGACTACGGCAAGCCGACGGTGTCCATGGCTCGGTTCCTCGACGGCCTCGACGCCGCGCCCCGACCCATCGCCGCCGAGCGGCGCCTGTTGGGTGCGCTGGGGCCGAGGATGGTCGATCTGGCCGCCACGCGGACCTCGGGATGGCATCCCTTCCTGGTGACACCCCAGCACTCGGCCGACCAGCGGGCGCGGGTGGGCGACGAACCGCTCATCGCGCCGCACCTGGCGGTCGTTCTGGACCGCGACCCCGAGCGGGCGCGGGCGGCCGCCCGCGCCGGGGTCGGGATGTTCATCGGCTTTCCCGCCTACCGGGCCAACCTCGCCCGCCTCGGCTTCGGCGAGGAGGACCTCGTCCCGGGAGGCAGCGACCGGCTCGTCGACGCGCTGGTCGCCTGGGGCGACCTCGACGCCGTCGCCGACCGCGTCCAGGCCCACCTGGACGCCGGGGCGGACCACGTCACCCTGCACGTCCTGCGGCCCGACACCGACGGTGCGGGGCTGCCCCGGCGGCAGTGGCGCGAACTCGCCGCGCTCCTGCCCCGCTTCACCGCGCGCACCGCGCACTGA
- a CDS encoding TetR/AcrR family transcriptional regulator yields the protein MTQIGRPREFDADQALDRAMEVFWRHGYEGASLADLTAAMGINKPSLYAAFGNKEGLFRKVVARYADVEMAYARSALDQPTAREVAAALLRDNVVALTRPDRPAGCLSVQGGTACGAGNATISEFLAASRLAGEQAIAARFARAVDEGDLPADADPTALARFLSVVTEGHAVHAAAGAHRGQLEESADIALLAFTAAAYPGGTAR from the coding sequence ATGACCCAGATCGGACGGCCGCGCGAATTCGACGCGGACCAGGCCCTGGATCGCGCGATGGAGGTGTTCTGGCGGCACGGCTACGAGGGAGCGTCGCTGGCCGACCTGACCGCGGCCATGGGCATCAACAAGCCGAGCCTCTACGCCGCATTCGGCAACAAGGAGGGCCTGTTCCGCAAGGTCGTCGCCCGCTACGCGGACGTGGAGATGGCGTACGCCCGCAGCGCTCTCGACCAGCCTACGGCGCGGGAGGTGGCGGCGGCGTTGCTTCGCGACAACGTGGTGGCGCTGACCCGCCCCGACCGGCCGGCCGGATGCCTCTCCGTCCAGGGCGGCACCGCCTGCGGTGCCGGGAACGCGACGATCTCCGAATTCCTCGCCGCCAGCCGACTGGCTGGCGAGCAGGCCATCGCCGCTCGCTTCGCCCGCGCCGTCGACGAAGGAGACCTGCCGGCCGACGCCGACCCCACCGCGCTGGCCCGCTTCCTGAGCGTCGTCACCGAGGGGCACGCCGTGCACGCCGCGGCGGGCGCTCACCGCGGCCAACTGGAGGAGTCCGCCGATATCGCGTTGCTCGCCTTCACCGCGGCGGCCTATCCCGGTGGCACCGCCCGGTGA